In one Hymenobacter sp. DG25B genomic region, the following are encoded:
- the purH gene encoding bifunctional phosphoribosylaminoimidazolecarboxamide formyltransferase/IMP cyclohydrolase: MMQPIRSALVSVYYKDRLEPLIEVLRQHGVQLYSTGGTQKFIEDLGVPVTAVESLTGFPEVFGGRVKTLHPKVFGGILQRRHEASDRQEAEQHQIPPIDLVIVDLYPFEETVASGAPEQDVIEKIDIGGISLLRAAAKNFRDVLVVSSRDQYAAVTELLREKNGATELADRKQYAAAAFEATSHYDTEIFRYMSGGTALEGAALKISQKPATALRYGENPHQAGTFYGDLNALFDQLHGKQLSYNNLVDVDAAVLLMQEFAADGPAACAILKHTNACGVAQAETLHQAYLNALACDPVSAFGGVIIVNKPVDVATAEELNKLFFEVLIAPEFAAEALPILQSKKNRILLRQKPVHFPAKQVKTLLNGMIEQDFDRKTETAKDFRTVTKSTPTAEETAALEFALKVCKHTKSNTIVLARPGQLLASGVGQTSRVDALRQAIEKARSFGFDLHGAVMASDAFFPFPDCVEIAGEAGIRAVVQPGGSIKDQDSINACDQLGMAMVLTGVRHFKH, from the coding sequence ATGATGCAGCCCATTCGCTCCGCCCTGGTTTCCGTGTATTACAAAGACCGGCTGGAGCCGCTGATTGAGGTCCTCCGTCAGCATGGCGTGCAGCTGTACTCCACGGGCGGCACCCAGAAGTTTATTGAAGACCTGGGCGTTCCGGTTACGGCCGTGGAAAGCCTGACGGGCTTCCCGGAGGTATTTGGCGGCCGCGTGAAAACCCTGCATCCCAAGGTATTCGGAGGGATTCTGCAGCGCCGCCACGAAGCCAGTGACCGGCAGGAAGCCGAGCAGCACCAGATTCCGCCCATCGACCTGGTGATTGTGGATCTGTATCCCTTCGAGGAAACTGTAGCCTCCGGCGCGCCGGAGCAGGACGTAATCGAGAAAATAGACATTGGCGGTATCTCCCTGCTGCGCGCCGCCGCCAAAAACTTCCGCGACGTGCTGGTAGTGAGCAGCCGCGACCAGTACGCCGCCGTGACCGAGCTGCTGCGCGAGAAGAACGGCGCTACCGAGCTGGCCGACCGGAAACAGTATGCGGCGGCGGCCTTCGAAGCCACCTCCCACTACGACACGGAAATCTTCCGCTACATGAGCGGGGGCACGGCGCTGGAAGGTGCCGCCCTCAAAATCAGCCAGAAGCCCGCCACTGCCCTGCGCTATGGCGAAAACCCCCACCAGGCCGGCACCTTTTACGGCGACCTGAACGCCCTTTTCGACCAGCTCCACGGCAAGCAGCTCAGCTACAACAACCTGGTAGATGTGGATGCGGCCGTGCTGCTGATGCAGGAGTTTGCGGCCGATGGCCCGGCGGCCTGCGCTATTCTGAAGCACACCAATGCCTGCGGCGTGGCCCAGGCCGAAACCCTGCACCAGGCCTACCTCAACGCCTTGGCTTGTGACCCGGTGTCGGCCTTCGGGGGCGTCATCATTGTAAACAAACCCGTGGACGTGGCCACCGCCGAGGAGCTAAACAAGCTGTTCTTTGAAGTGCTGATTGCCCCGGAGTTTGCGGCCGAGGCGCTGCCCATTCTGCAAAGCAAGAAAAACCGTATTCTGCTGCGCCAGAAGCCGGTGCATTTTCCCGCTAAGCAAGTGAAAACCCTGCTGAATGGCATGATTGAGCAGGATTTCGACCGGAAGACAGAAACTGCCAAAGACTTCCGCACCGTTACCAAGTCGACGCCCACGGCCGAGGAAACGGCAGCACTGGAGTTTGCCCTGAAAGTGTGCAAGCACACCAAGAGCAATACTATTGTGCTGGCGCGCCCGGGCCAGCTGCTGGCTTCCGGTGTGGGGCAGACCTCCCGCGTAGACGCCCTGCGCCAGGCCATTGAAAAAGCCCGCTCCTTTGGCTTTGATCTGCACGGCGCTGTTATGGCTTCCGACGCCTTTTTTCCTTTCCCCGACTGCGTGGAAATTGCCGGCGAGGCCGGCATCCGGGCGGTAGTGCAGCCCGGCGGCTCCATCAAAGACCAGGATAGCATCAACGCCTGCGACCAGTTGGGCATGGCCATGGTGCTGACGGGCGTGCGCCACTTCAAGCACTAA